Genomic window (Candidatus Woesearchaeota archaeon):
TCGAATGTAGGACCTTTCATGCCTGACCTCTCTTGTTCATTTCGTTTGTGCTAAACAAGCAAACATCATTTCGTCAAAGTACTGATCGTGTCTTTCTCAACTTTCTTCATCACTGGCTGCTCGCCCTCCTTAATGAATGCGGCATCAATGCGTTGTGGATGAAAGTCCTTGTCAAGCACCTTCTTCAATGCGCGAATTGCAAGCTTCAAGCCATCCATGATGGTTAAGCTTTCTTTGTATTCCTTGAAGAGTATTTGTTCAATTTCCGAGTCTCCCTCACCAATAACGGTGGCTTTGTACTGGTTAAAAATTCCCGTCGGGTCGGTCTCAAAAAGCTTCTTTCCTCCCTCGTCAACGCCTGCGATAAGCAAAGAGACGCCGAAAGGACGCAGGCCTCCTGACTGGGTTGTGAATTGCTTGAGGTTAGCCAAGTCTTTCACGATGGAAATAGTATCAATAGGGGAATCATACGTCACCTTGTACGCCTGCGCCCGTTCCTGCGCCCGTTCAATAAGCACTCGCGCATCGGAAAGAATTCCTGCTGCGGTTGCCATGATGTGTTTGTCAATCTGAAAGATTTTCTCAATGGCTTCAGGAACAACAAGCTTGTCAACAATTCTCTTGTCCGTCACGAGCAAGACCCCGTCCTTGCAAACCATACCGATGGCGGTGTTGCCCAGCCGAACAGTCTTCTTCGCATATTCAACTTGGAGGAGCCGTCCATCAGGAGAAAACATAGTAATGGCCCTGTCATAACCCATCATTTGATGTTGTACTGGTTGCATCGTTCTTCAAACCTCCCATTTACTGTCTGCGATTCTTACACGCTTTTTTTTTCAAACAGCCTTCTTTCATCCTTCTTTTTTTTAATATTGCCTCTTTGTTCATGCATTCGCTTTGCTAACGCTTCTGTTTAGCGCGCCCGACAAGGAAAGCGCTTCTTTTGCTTTTTTCAAGATGCCGGAAACAGCAACAACACGCAGAGGACCAGCAAGCGGATGGGAGCACAAAGCAATCCGCACCTCATCTACGTGCTGCGCAGAGCAACGAATGATTCCTGAACAGGAACGCTCGTTAAAGACAACAACTTGAACACCTGCCTTTGCGAAACCCCGCACGCCAAGCCATGAGAAAAGACCGCGCAGAAGCTCCTGCTTAGACGTTCCTCTACTGCCTCGAAAAACAAGGTACCTTTTTTTCTCCTTTAAAACGGGCAACAAAGGCTTTAACTTCACCATTCTGACCTTTCTTTTGCTGCTTTGTATCGTACAGAAGTGTTCAAACGCTTCTTTTTCTTCTCACCGAGGCGGAGCTCACCCGCATTTATAAAGCTATCGGAAGCGGCTGGAAACGACCAAAACAAGCAAGAACGGCCCTAGCAGCGCTAACTCAAGTGCTTCCTCAGCGTCACAACTGAGGAGGCAAGCCATGTGGAAAATCAGCACTTGCTTGCGAGCCCTCCCGAACGAGGAATGGCTGCAAGACCTTGAGCACTTGAGCCTTTTTCACCGCTAACTCGCTTTCCGTTTGCGCCTCGACGACTAGGCGCATTAAAGGCTCGGTGTTCGACGCACGCAGGGAAAACCACCACGACGGGAAATCCACCTTTACCCCGTCAAGAAGCGAGACATCCCCATCCGCGAACGCGTCCTTCACTGCAGCAAGAGCACCGATCTTGTCAGCAATGGCAAGATTAATCTCGCCAGAATTAGCATACATCTCACTCAACGGCCTAACAAGCGCAGAGAGCGGCTTCCCCGTTCGCTCGAGCATATTTAACACCCTACAAAGCATAATAATCGGGTTCTCACAATACGCGGTTTCCGGAAAGAAGAAATGCCCGCTCAATTCACCTCCAAAAATACCTCTCTGCTCCAGCAACGCTCTCTTCAAATTCGTCCTCCCTGCCTTAGCGAGAACAAGGCGTCCGCCACTTCTCCGAACAACATCTTGAACGACTCTACTCATCCGCAAATCAGCAACAATACAACCCCCTGGTTGCTCCAAGAGCAACTCGTGAGCGATGAGCGCGAAGAGCACGCTTGGCGGAACGACCTTGCCGGTCTCGTCAACGAAACCACACCTGTCCGCATCGCCGTCAAGCCCCACCCCGAACGACGCGCGCCGCTCCACAACGTGCTGAGCAAGCTCAGTTAGCGTATCAGGCAAAGCAGGGTTGGGAACATGATGGGGAAAAGAGCCGTCGGGTGTAAAGTACAGCGGATGCAACGTGAACGGCACGTCCTCTTTCATAAGCTCCCTAAACGTAATCCCCCCCATCCCGTTTCCAGCATCCACGACAACCGACGCGGGACGCTTCGCCTTTAAAAATGAAAGGCTGAATTTGACATACGCTTGAACAAAATTCTTATGCGTCACTAATCCTTTATGCCTTGGTGATGAGAATCGCTCTTCTTCAACGAACGCTTGAATCCTGAGCAGACCACTCGTAGCGTCCACGGGAAGAAGCGAATCCCCCCTGCAAATCTTCAAGCCATTATACTCCTTGGGGTTGTGGGAAGCGGTAACCATGGCGCAGGCAGGATGCGACCGACCAGCGAAGTATAAAAGCGGGGTTGATACCTGCCCGATGTCAATAACAGAACACCCCTGATCAATTACGCCATCACAAAAAGCGCGAGCTAACGAAGGCGAAGACACACGCATGTCCCTCCCAACAACCATCTCATTACACTGCAAAAACGCAACAGACGCTCTCCCAACACGGTAAAACAAGTGTTCATCAATCTCATCAGGGTACACGCCACGAATATCGTACGCTTTAAACACAGACATGCCCTGAACTAAAAGAGTTATTCTTTAAAAAATTTTTTAAAAATATACCTCCTCCTTTTTCTCCTTGCCAGACCCGTCTCGCCACAACCACTCTCCTTCTTGCACCCTTGCAACAACCCTCTTTTTTTGAGCAAATGTTGAGCAAATCACCGGAGCATCTCGTATGAACCCCTTGAAATAACACAACCGCTTGCCTGCTTGGCTTTTGCGAGAAAAAAACAAGACACGGGCCTTGTTTTTCCTACCCTCCTCCGACCAAAACATTTATATACATCTGGCGCACCGAACATTTCATTAACGAAAGGAGGAACATTCATGAAGCGATTCTTTTCACTGAGGCGATTTAAGCGAACAGGGTATGATGACGACGAAATGGCAGACGTTGAGGACGAATACGTAGAACTCAATGCAGACGGAGATGCTGACTCGTCACAAGTCATCGTCAGGCCCTTCGTGATGGAGGACTTCTCAGATATTAAAGAAATCGTTGACACCCTGAGGGAAGGATACACGATTTGCCTCGTCAATATCAAACCACTCAAGGACAAAGACCTCGTCGAACTCAAACGCGCTATTAACAAGCTCAAAAAAACCTGCGATGCGATTGACGGCGACATAGCAGGCTTTGGCGATGACTACATTGTCGTCACGCCAAGCTTTGCACGCATTTACCGGCAAAAAAACACGCTTGAGTAAACAAGCACCCTTTGCAAGACTAGCCTGCCAATTCGCCTCTCACTCCACGTGGAGAGCCACCTTCTTTCTTCTAACCTCTTGTGGCAAAGAGAGCAGACCCCTAACGCCAAGCCCGCCACAAATTTTATAAAGCGCTTGTGCGTTGAAAAATGCAAGAAGACCGACCCGCTCTGGTCAACGACAAATGAAAACACAAAACAAAGAACACGACACCAAGACCCAACAGGGAAAGGTACCACAGGATGCCACCCCTCAGCCAATGGTCCTCAAAGGCGAGCTCTGCCCCGTCTGCCACAAAAAAACGCTCACCCTCATGGAAACGCCTTACGAAATCCCTTTCTTTGGAACGTGCTCTCTCTTCTCCATGGATTGTGAACACTGCAAGTACCACAAGGCAGATGTTGAATTTTCAGAAAAACACCCACCTGCAAAGTTTACTCTTGAAGTTAGCAACGAAGAGGACCTCAAAGCCAGAGTTATAAAATCAGCAAGTGCAACCATAAAAATTCCGCACCTCATCACTATTGAGTCAACAGAGTTCTCCAACGGGTACGTCACTAACGTGGAAGGCGTCCTCAACCGAATACGACACCAGATCGCCTTTGCACGTGATGACAGCGACGACCCTGCTGTCAAGAAAAAAGCCAAACAACACCTCAAAAAAATTGACCGCGTCCTCTGGGGCAAGGAAAAACTTAAACTCATTCTTGAAGACCCTTCAGGAAACTCAGCAATCATCTCGCCTCGCGCCCAGAAAACCGTGCTCAAGAAAAAATCCTAGCAAGTCACTGAGAGGAACGAGCACAGGACCGCTTTTCTTGCTTTTTCGCACTGAACAACACAAGAACAGGGGTGTGCGAAGAAACAACCTTGTGGCTGCTGCACGGGGCAACACAAGGAATGGCAACAACGCCCTTTGGCACACGCTTAGGGTGCAAGCATCGCCCTTTCAAGTGATAATCGCACGCTTTGTGAGCGAGCAACCGCTCTTTTTGTGTGAACCGCATAGGACACCTTCGTCGCGCGAGCATTAACGCATCTATGTTTTTTAAATCTTTCTTTTTTCACACGCCCGTTCAATGAGGAAAATCCTTCTCCAGAACAGTCTGATCCCCCCAAAGAAGAACAATCACAATAATTTAATAAAACACCTGCTTCTC
Coding sequences:
- a CDS encoding archaeal proteasome endopeptidase complex subunit alpha, producing MQPVQHQMMGYDRAITMFSPDGRLLQVEYAKKTVRLGNTAIGMVCKDGVLLVTDKRIVDKLVVPEAIEKIFQIDKHIMATAAGILSDARVLIERAQERAQAYKVTYDSPIDTISIVKDLANLKQFTTQSGGLRPFGVSLLIAGVDEGGKKLFETDPTGIFNQYKATVIGEGDSEIEQILFKEYKESLTIMDGLKLAIRALKKVLDKDFHPQRIDAAFIKEGEQPVMKKVEKDTISTLTK
- a CDS encoding phosphomannomutase/phosphoglucomutase, whose amino-acid sequence is MSVFKAYDIRGVYPDEIDEHLFYRVGRASVAFLQCNEMVVGRDMRVSSPSLARAFCDGVIDQGCSVIDIGQVSTPLLYFAGRSHPACAMVTASHNPKEYNGLKICRGDSLLPVDATSGLLRIQAFVEEERFSSPRHKGLVTHKNFVQAYVKFSLSFLKAKRPASVVVDAGNGMGGITFRELMKEDVPFTLHPLYFTPDGSFPHHVPNPALPDTLTELAQHVVERRASFGVGLDGDADRCGFVDETGKVVPPSVLFALIAHELLLEQPGGCIVADLRMSRVVQDVVRRSGGRLVLAKAGRTNLKRALLEQRGIFGGELSGHFFFPETAYCENPIIMLCRVLNMLERTGKPLSALVRPLSEMYANSGEINLAIADKIGALAAVKDAFADGDVSLLDGVKVDFPSWWFSLRASNTEPLMRLVVEAQTESELAVKKAQVLKVLQPFLVREGSQASADFPHGLPPQL
- a CDS encoding cell division protein SepF, with amino-acid sequence MKRFFSLRRFKRTGYDDDEMADVEDEYVELNADGDADSSQVIVRPFVMEDFSDIKEIVDTLREGYTICLVNIKPLKDKDLVELKRAINKLKKTCDAIDGDIAGFGDDYIVVTPSFARIYRQKNTLE
- a CDS encoding ZPR1 zinc finger domain-containing protein — its product is MKTQNKEHDTKTQQGKVPQDATPQPMVLKGELCPVCHKKTLTLMETPYEIPFFGTCSLFSMDCEHCKYHKADVEFSEKHPPAKFTLEVSNEEDLKARVIKSASATIKIPHLITIESTEFSNGYVTNVEGVLNRIRHQIAFARDDSDDPAVKKKAKQHLKKIDRVLWGKEKLKLILEDPSGNSAIISPRAQKTVLKKKS